In the Oncorhynchus keta strain PuntledgeMale-10-30-2019 chromosome 29, Oket_V2, whole genome shotgun sequence genome, one interval contains:
- the LOC118362682 gene encoding ovarian cancer G-protein coupled receptor 1-like, with protein sequence MWTTSAMTVNMSEAEPDHINCTISHEIHQYLFSVAYILVLLIGVPTNAFSLYHAWLQLRDKNELGIYLLNLTVSDLLYLASLPLWLQYIFQGDDWRQTEWLCQLCGFLLYENIYVSIGFLCCISIDRYLAVVYPFRFTAFRSMRAATLASAFIWLKEIAVGVVFFRHKELSRDSTNQSVCFEHYPMQPWEYPINYYRFAVGFLFPLGILSVSYLRVLRAVGKSVGTQSTQKTRIKNLVTSTIVIFLVCFSPYHVFLLVRTILERDCPFIINIFNYYHVSLLLTSFNCVADPALYCFVSERAQQGIQQAQEACRQALCCCCHRGQHSPVTATGTDSEVATSNENRKVSVTLLTSSSNINNTWVL encoded by the coding sequence ATGTGGACCACGTCTGCTATGACAGTCAACATGTCTGAGGCTGAGCCAGACCACATTAACTGCACCATCAGCCATGAGATCCACCAGTACCTGTTCTCTGTGGCCTACATCCTGGTTCTTTTGATTGGCGTTCCCACCAACGCCTTCTCCCTCTACCACGCCTGGCTTCAGCTGAGAGACAAGAACGAACTGGGGATCTACCTGCTCAACCTGACCGTGTCAGACCTCCTCTACCtggcctctctgcctctctggctGCAGTACATCTTCCAGGGAGATGACTGGAGACAAACTGAGTGGCTTTGCCAGCTGTGTGGCTTCCTGCTCTATGAAAACATTTATGTTAGTATCGGATTCTTATGTTGTATCTCTATAGACCGTTACCTGGCCGTAGTGTACCCATTCCGCTTCACAGCTTTTCGAAGCATGCGGGCAGCCACGTTGGCCAGCGCCTTCATCTGGCTGAAAGAGATTGCTGTGGGTGTTGTCTTTTTCAGACACAAGGAGCTAAGCAGGGACAGCACCAACCAATCGGTGTGCTTTGAGCACTACCCCATGCAGCCGTGGGAGTACCCAATCAACTACTACCGTTTCGCTGTTGGCTTCCTGTTCCCACTAGGCATCCTGTCCGTGTCGTATCTCCGCGTCCTGCGGGCGGTCGGAAAAAGCGTAGGCACGCAAAGCACCCAGAAAACGCGCATCAAGAACCTGGTGACCAGCACCATTGTCATTTTCCTGGTGTGTTTCTCTCCATACCACGTGTTCCTGCTGGTGCGTACCATCTTAGAAAGAGACTGCCCCTTCATAATCAACATCTTCAACTACTACCACGTCTCCCTGCTGCTCACCAGCTTCAACTGCGTGGCCGACCCAGCGCTGTACTGTTTCGTCAGTGAGAGGGCCCAGCAGGGGATCCAACAAGCCCAGGAGGCCTGTAGGCAGGccctctgctgctgctgccacaggGGACAGCACAGCCCCGTCACAGCCACAGGTACAGACTCCGAGGTGGCCACCTCCAACGAGAACAGAAAAGTCTCAGTCACACTGCTGACGTCTAGTAGTAATATTAATAATACATGGGTTTTATGA